From the Acinetobacter wanghuae genome, one window contains:
- the purE gene encoding 5-(carboxyamino)imidazole ribonucleotide mutase produces MNAAASQDTPLVGIIMGSQSDWATLEHTANMLKQLGVPFEAEVVSAHRTPDRLFEYAETARERGIQVIIAGAGGAAHLPGMCAAKTDLPVLGVPVKSSILNGVDSLLSIVQMPAGIAVGTLAIGPAGATNAAIMAAQILGLTRPSIAKNVADFRAAQTEKVASKNIPGQA; encoded by the coding sequence ATGAATGCGGCCGCTTCACAAGACACTCCTCTCGTTGGAATTATCATGGGTTCTCAGTCAGACTGGGCAACGCTCGAACACACTGCCAATATGCTTAAGCAACTTGGTGTCCCATTTGAAGCGGAAGTGGTTTCTGCACATCGTACTCCAGATCGTTTATTTGAATATGCCGAAACAGCACGTGAGCGTGGGATTCAAGTGATTATTGCCGGTGCTGGTGGTGCTGCGCATTTACCGGGCATGTGTGCCGCGAAGACTGATCTTCCTGTTTTGGGTGTGCCTGTGAAATCATCGATTTTAAACGGTGTTGATTCATTGCTTTCAATCGTACAAATGCCTGCTGGTATTGCAGTCGGTACACTCGCAATCGGTCCTGCAGGTGCGACTAATGCTGCAATTATGGCAGCACAAATTTTAGGTTTGACACGCCCTAGCATCGCCAAAAATGTCGCAGATTTCCGTGCAGCACAAACTGAGAAAGTGGCAAGCAAAAACATTCCGGGTCAAGCCTAA
- a CDS encoding 5-(carboxyamino)imidazole ribonucleotide synthase — MDKTIGIFGGGQLGRMMAQAALPLNIQCTFFEASTDCPSAALGQVISTKAENGLQDFINSAEVFSLEFENTPLADVDVLTKNKDLHPPRQALAIAQHRLSEKALFDELDIPVAPYKAVTSIESLQSVVAELGLPIVLKTSRGGYDGKGQFVLRTADQIGQAWAELGPAGELIAESFVTFSREVSIIAVRGQNGDVKTWPLAENHHHNGILSHSIVPAPNSADLQPVAQDYITRLLNHLNYVGVLTLELFVTDKGLYANEMAPRVHNSGHWSIEGAVCSQFENHIRAVAGLPLGSTDIIRPTVLVNIIGQHPKTEDVLALEGAHLHLYNKSEREGRKIGHITLMPNDSAELTTLCRQLAKILPNPLALSEDMSI, encoded by the coding sequence ATGGATAAAACCATTGGTATTTTTGGTGGTGGTCAGCTTGGTCGTATGATGGCGCAAGCTGCATTGCCTTTAAACATTCAATGTACCTTTTTTGAAGCAAGTACTGACTGCCCTTCAGCTGCCTTAGGTCAAGTCATTTCGACCAAAGCTGAAAATGGTCTGCAAGATTTTATCAATAGCGCAGAAGTATTTTCACTTGAGTTTGAAAATACCCCACTTGCTGATGTTGATGTATTAACCAAAAACAAAGACCTGCATCCACCACGTCAGGCACTCGCGATTGCCCAACATCGCTTGTCTGAAAAAGCCTTATTTGATGAACTTGATATTCCAGTTGCGCCGTATAAAGCCGTGACTTCAATTGAAAGCTTACAAAGCGTCGTCGCTGAACTCGGTCTACCGATCGTGTTAAAAACCTCACGTGGTGGTTACGATGGTAAAGGTCAGTTTGTACTGCGTACAGCCGATCAAATTGGGCAAGCATGGGCGGAACTTGGTCCTGCCGGTGAACTGATTGCAGAAAGTTTTGTGACTTTCTCGCGTGAAGTGTCGATTATTGCGGTGCGTGGTCAAAATGGTGATGTGAAAACTTGGCCATTGGCTGAAAACCATCATCATAATGGCATCTTGTCGCACTCGATTGTACCTGCACCGAACAGTGCAGATTTACAGCCTGTGGCGCAAGATTACATCACTCGCCTGCTCAATCATTTGAACTATGTCGGTGTGTTAACGCTTGAGCTGTTTGTGACAGACAAAGGCTTATATGCCAATGAGATGGCGCCACGCGTACATAACTCAGGACATTGGTCGATTGAAGGCGCAGTATGCTCGCAGTTTGAAAATCATATTCGTGCCGTTGCAGGTTTACCCCTAGGTTCGACTGACATCATTCGTCCAACGGTTCTGGTGAATATTATTGGTCAGCATCCAAAGACTGAAGATGTATTGGCTTTAGAAGGCGCACATCTGCATCTTTATAATAAGTCAGAGCGTGAAGGTCGTAAAATTGGTCATATCACTTTAATGCCGAATGACAGTGCAGAACTCACCACTTTATGTCGTCAATTGGCGAAAATTTTACCGAATCCATTGGCATTGAGCGAAGATATGAGCATCTAA
- a CDS encoding lytic murein transglycosylase, producing the protein MQRLALFVGCVVLAASQAHAELIMNGQRVAPADLSTRGVSYSPTSNTFQNCLANLKSQAISKGVSAATYDRYTQNLTPDYSVIEKLNYQPEFSTPIWDYLSGLVDEERVQLGRQKLQQHRSVLDRVAARYGVPAETVVAVWGVESNFGDIAGKYPLLQSLGTLSCEGRRQGYFGGEFFTTLKLLQRGDVSEDQLKGSWAGAFGHTQFMPSTYDELAVDFDGDGRRDLVSSIPDALASTANFLNKRGWQNGQPWGFEVKIPENMSISGESRKNKKALNTWMSRGVVRADGSPLIQGSLSEYSQAGLMAPAGASGPVFLVFKNFDAIYSYNAAESYALAIAHLSDRLQGQGGFKQTWPTADAGTSRAERREIQQFLLNRGYDIGEVDGLIGDKSRQAIRQEQSRLGLSLTGRAGQQILKAFRDENAKKILR; encoded by the coding sequence ATGCAACGGCTTGCACTTTTTGTTGGTTGTGTGGTTTTGGCAGCTTCACAGGCACATGCTGAATTAATTATGAATGGGCAGCGAGTAGCACCTGCTGACTTATCAACTCGTGGTGTCTCTTATTCACCAACTTCTAATACGTTTCAAAATTGCTTGGCGAACTTAAAATCTCAAGCCATCTCGAAAGGTGTGAGTGCTGCAACGTATGATCGTTATACGCAAAATTTAACGCCTGATTATTCAGTTATAGAGAAACTCAACTATCAACCTGAGTTTTCGACACCTATTTGGGACTATTTATCTGGTCTCGTTGACGAAGAGCGTGTGCAATTGGGGCGCCAAAAATTACAACAGCATCGAAGCGTCTTAGATCGTGTTGCAGCGCGTTATGGCGTACCTGCAGAAACAGTCGTTGCAGTTTGGGGAGTAGAAAGTAATTTTGGAGATATCGCAGGAAAATATCCTTTATTGCAGTCACTCGGGACGTTGAGTTGTGAAGGGCGTCGACAAGGCTATTTCGGTGGTGAATTTTTCACGACGTTAAAATTATTACAACGTGGCGATGTCAGTGAAGATCAATTAAAAGGTTCATGGGCAGGCGCTTTCGGTCATACGCAGTTTATGCCTTCGACTTATGATGAGCTCGCAGTTGACTTTGATGGTGACGGTCGACGTGATTTAGTGAGCAGTATTCCAGATGCATTGGCTTCGACCGCCAATTTTTTGAATAAGCGCGGTTGGCAAAATGGTCAGCCATGGGGATTTGAAGTCAAAATTCCTGAAAATATGTCAATTTCAGGAGAAAGTCGTAAAAATAAAAAGGCTTTAAATACTTGGATGAGTCGTGGAGTGGTGCGGGCTGATGGTTCGCCACTTATTCAAGGTAGTTTGTCTGAATATTCACAAGCGGGACTTATGGCACCTGCCGGTGCAAGCGGTCCTGTCTTCCTCGTGTTTAAAAACTTCGATGCGATTTATAGTTATAACGCTGCTGAAAGTTATGCTTTAGCGATTGCACATTTATCCGATCGTTTACAAGGACAGGGTGGCTTCAAACAAACTTGGCCAACAGCTGATGCCGGTACTTCGCGTGCAGAGCGTCGTGAAATTCAACAGTTTTTATTAAACCGCGGCTATGATATTGGTGAGGTCGATGGTCTGATTGGTGATAAATCTCGTCAAGCTATTCGTCAAGAGCAAAGTCGTTTGGGCTTAAGTCTAACAGGGCGTGCAGGACAGCAAATTTTAAAAGCTTTTCGGGATGAAAATGCCAAGAAAATTTTAAGATAA
- the tyrS gene encoding tyrosine--tRNA ligase, protein MYLDFVMSNFLPAEEQLALIQRGTHEIISEEDLLKKLKLNRPLKIKAGFDPTAPDLHLGHTVLINKLKVFQDLGHEVYFLIGDYTAMIGDPTGKSATRPPLSREQVLANAKTYQEQVFKILDPNKTKVVFNSEWFAEKSAADLIQLASQQTVARMLERDDFTKRYNNQQPIAIHEFLYPLVQGYDSVALEADVEMGGTDQTFNLLMGRTLQGRYDQEPQVCITVPILEGLDGVNKMSKSLGNYIGVFDAPGAMYQKVLSMPDSLIERYFELLSFKSLEDIEVLLKEIEDGRNPQEVKKILALELVERFHGAEAAAHAHKGAGNIITEGELPEGTPEVTISLSEFGGEIFITSILREAGLTKNSAQAKDALGRGAVKVDWNAVDTSFSVKDKVTLIVQASKKAIAKVTFVD, encoded by the coding sequence ATCTATTTGGATTTTGTGATGTCAAATTTCCTGCCGGCTGAAGAACAACTTGCCCTCATTCAACGAGGCACCCACGAAATTATTTCTGAAGAAGATCTTCTGAAAAAATTAAAGCTGAATCGTCCATTAAAAATTAAAGCGGGTTTTGATCCTACAGCCCCTGATTTGCACTTAGGTCATACAGTTTTAATTAATAAATTAAAAGTTTTCCAAGATTTAGGTCATGAAGTTTACTTCTTGATTGGCGACTATACTGCCATGATTGGTGACCCAACAGGTAAAAGTGCGACACGTCCACCATTGTCACGTGAACAAGTGTTAGCGAATGCAAAAACATATCAAGAACAAGTGTTTAAAATTCTTGACCCAAATAAAACCAAGGTTGTCTTCAACTCTGAATGGTTTGCAGAGAAATCTGCTGCTGATTTAATTCAATTGGCATCGCAACAAACAGTTGCACGTATGCTTGAACGTGATGATTTTACCAAGCGTTATAACAATCAACAGCCGATCGCAATTCACGAATTCTTGTATCCATTGGTTCAGGGTTATGACTCTGTTGCGCTTGAAGCCGATGTTGAAATGGGCGGTACAGACCAAACTTTCAACTTGTTGATGGGGCGTACACTGCAAGGTCGTTATGATCAAGAGCCGCAAGTGTGTATTACAGTGCCAATTCTTGAAGGTTTGGATGGCGTCAATAAGATGTCTAAATCTTTGGGTAACTATATTGGTGTGTTTGATGCACCAGGTGCAATGTATCAAAAAGTACTTTCAATGCCAGATTCATTGATTGAACGTTACTTCGAGCTTTTAAGCTTTAAGTCACTTGAAGACATTGAAGTCTTATTAAAAGAAATTGAAGATGGTCGTAACCCACAAGAAGTGAAAAAGATTCTTGCACTTGAATTGGTTGAGCGTTTCCACGGGGCGGAAGCTGCGGCTCATGCGCATAAAGGTGCAGGTAATATCATTACAGAAGGTGAACTTCCTGAAGGTACGCCTGAAGTGACGATTTCATTGTCTGAGTTTGGTGGTGAGATTTTCATTACGTCAATTCTACGTGAAGCAGGTTTGACTAAGAATTCAGCGCAAGCAAAAGATGCTTTGGGTCGTGGTGCTGTAAAAGTAGACTGGAATGCGGTTGATACCAGTTTTTCTGTGAAAGATAAAGTGACTTTGATTGTTCAGGCAAGTAAAAAAG
- a CDS encoding GNAT family N-acetyltransferase: MQIEHQNTKHGGVFYIERDQARIAEITYQQRDAQTMIADHTWVDPLLRGKGLARQLLDALVSFAREKHLKIIPQCSYVDVIFRRDPSLADVDASIL, translated from the coding sequence ATGCAGATTGAACATCAAAATACCAAACATGGTGGTGTGTTTTATATTGAGCGCGATCAGGCGCGTATTGCTGAAATCACCTATCAACAACGTGATGCACAGACCATGATTGCTGATCATACTTGGGTTGATCCGCTGTTGCGTGGGAAAGGTTTGGCGCGGCAGTTACTTGATGCCTTGGTTAGCTTTGCTCGAGAAAAACATCTTAAAATTATTCCACAGTGTTCATATGTCGATGTGATATTTAGACGTGATCCGAGCTTAGCAGATGTAGATGCATCAATTCTTTAA
- the mpl gene encoding UDP-N-acetylmuramate:L-alanyl-gamma-D-glutamyl-meso-diaminopimelate ligase, translating into MHLHILGICGTFMGSLALLARDLGHKVTGSDQNVYPPMSTQLESAGITLMQGYDRSHLQPHPDLVIVGNAMKRGIDAVEYMLNEGLPYISGPQFLADHVLQGKHVLGVAGTHGKTTTTTMLAWVLDQAGLEPGFLIGGVPLGFSESARLGGGKFFCVEADEYDSAFFDKRSKFVHYHPKTAILNNLEFDHADIFDDLAAIQKQFHHLVRTIPSEGRIIAPITETNIDEVLEQGCWTPVVRTSLDANEKSELYAEQLSEDGSHFKVLQHGVVKGEVRWNMTGQHSVANALATIAAAEHVGVSIETACQALSNFGGVKRRMELLDTVRGIEVYDDFAHHPTAIDTTLEGARKRLGERKLWAIIEPRSNTMRMGSHKDGLAHSARLADEVIWYQPEGLDWDLQPVIDASPNKAVVARTLDEIIQTVVDEAGEGDAVVIMSNGGFGGLHQKLITALKA; encoded by the coding sequence ATGCATCTGCATATCTTGGGCATTTGTGGCACCTTTATGGGCTCGTTGGCATTATTGGCACGCGACCTCGGACATAAGGTGACAGGTTCTGATCAGAACGTTTATCCACCGATGTCGACCCAATTGGAAAGTGCAGGTATCACACTAATGCAAGGCTATGACCGTAGTCATTTACAGCCGCATCCCGATTTAGTGATTGTCGGTAATGCCATGAAACGTGGGATTGATGCGGTAGAATACATGCTGAACGAAGGTCTGCCGTATATTTCAGGACCACAGTTCCTTGCTGACCATGTATTGCAAGGCAAACACGTGTTAGGCGTTGCCGGTACACACGGTAAAACCACAACGACTACGATGCTGGCTTGGGTATTGGATCAAGCAGGGCTTGAACCGGGCTTCTTGATTGGTGGTGTACCGCTTGGTTTTAGTGAAAGTGCACGTCTAGGTGGTGGGAAATTTTTCTGCGTTGAAGCTGATGAATATGATTCTGCGTTCTTCGACAAACGCTCGAAGTTTGTGCATTACCACCCCAAAACCGCGATTTTAAATAACCTTGAATTTGACCATGCCGATATTTTTGATGACTTGGCTGCGATTCAAAAACAGTTCCATCATTTGGTGCGTACGATTCCATCCGAAGGTCGCATTATTGCCCCAATTACTGAAACCAATATTGATGAAGTCTTAGAACAGGGTTGTTGGACACCTGTGGTTCGTACATCTTTAGATGCCAATGAAAAATCTGAACTGTATGCCGAGCAGCTCTCTGAAGATGGTTCACATTTTAAAGTGCTGCAACATGGCGTGGTTAAAGGTGAAGTTCGTTGGAATATGACAGGGCAGCACAGTGTTGCCAATGCCTTAGCGACGATTGCAGCCGCAGAACATGTAGGGGTTTCCATTGAAACAGCATGCCAAGCCTTGTCAAACTTTGGTGGTGTGAAACGCCGTATGGAATTGCTTGATACTGTACGTGGCATCGAAGTTTACGATGACTTTGCTCACCACCCAACTGCGATTGATACCACGCTTGAAGGCGCACGTAAGCGTTTAGGTGAGCGCAAACTGTGGGCGATTATTGAGCCACGCTCAAACACCATGCGTATGGGCAGCCACAAAGATGGCTTAGCACATTCAGCACGTTTAGCCGATGAAGTGATTTGGTATCAACCTGAAGGTCTAGATTGGGACTTACAACCCGTGATTGATGCATCTCCAAATAAAGCCGTCGTTGCGCGTACCTTGGATGAGATCATTCAAACAGTTGTTGATGAAGCAGGCGAGGGCGATGCTGTCGTGATTATGTCGAATGGCGGTTTTGGTGGTTTACATCAAAAGCTGATTACAGCGTTAAAAGCCTAA
- a CDS encoding anhydro-N-acetylmuramic acid kinase — MTAIYIGVMTGTSMDGVDIVAASFDPLQLHATLTLPFDPDLRDELMALTLPDDNEIDRMGKADVALAKMIGHGINALIEKNNLDRNQIKAIGSHGQTIRHRPEHAFTLQIGDPNIITEITNIPVISDFRRRDLAAGGQGAPLVPAFHQDIFQHESIHRVILNLGGIANVSLLPAGKPEDVYGFDTGPANILMDAWCERYTGQPYDENGNWAAYGTPIRSLLDRLQEHEFFSKEPPKSTGREDFNLEWLDEQILDWRNDLQYDELEDTPENVQATLMKLTTRAIKKAIYRSGMETGEVYVCGGGAYNSNLLEQLRWRLRKHNWSVQTTADLGLSPTWVEGTAFAWLAMRFMNQLSGNLPAVTGASGYRVLGTITSV; from the coding sequence ATGACAGCGATCTATATTGGGGTAATGACCGGCACAAGCATGGATGGTGTCGACATCGTTGCTGCTTCTTTTGATCCTCTACAACTTCATGCCACCCTTACTCTTCCATTCGATCCTGACCTTCGTGATGAACTCATGGCGCTGACTTTGCCAGATGACAACGAAATTGATCGCATGGGCAAAGCCGATGTTGCTTTAGCTAAAATGATTGGGCATGGTATTAATGCGCTGATTGAAAAAAATAATCTTGATCGCAATCAAATTAAAGCCATTGGTTCACATGGACAAACCATTCGCCACCGTCCAGAACATGCGTTTACCTTACAAATTGGCGATCCAAATATCATTACAGAAATTACGAACATTCCAGTGATTTCAGATTTCCGTCGTCGTGATTTAGCCGCTGGCGGACAAGGTGCGCCTTTAGTGCCTGCTTTTCACCAAGATATTTTCCAACACGAATCAATTCACCGCGTCATTTTAAATTTAGGCGGTATCGCCAATGTAAGTTTGTTGCCTGCCGGAAAGCCTGAAGATGTCTATGGCTTTGATACTGGACCTGCCAACATTTTGATGGATGCATGGTGCGAACGTTATACCGGCCAGCCTTATGATGAAAATGGCAATTGGGCAGCTTATGGAACCCCAATTCGCAGCTTACTTGACCGTTTACAAGAACATGAATTTTTCTCGAAAGAACCCCCAAAAAGCACAGGACGTGAAGATTTCAATCTTGAATGGCTTGATGAACAAATTTTAGATTGGCGTAATGATCTACAATATGATGAATTAGAAGACACGCCTGAAAATGTGCAGGCCACTTTAATGAAACTCACCACGCGTGCGATTAAAAAAGCAATTTATCGTTCAGGTATGGAAACAGGTGAAGTCTACGTTTGTGGAGGTGGTGCCTATAATTCAAACCTACTTGAACAATTACGCTGGCGTTTACGCAAACACAATTGGAGCGTACAAACCACAGCAGATTTAGGTTTAAGTCCGACATGGGTTGAAGGTACTGCTTTTGCTTGGTTGGCTATGCGCTTTATGAATCAACTGAGTGGTAATTTACCTGCTGTAACCGGTGCTTCAGGTTATCGGGTATTGGGTACCATTACTTCAGTTTAA
- a CDS encoding DMT family protein, which yields MAWPLLLLICANCFMTLAWYGHLKFLPHDAPIWQAVLFSWFIALFEYSLMIPATRLLAQNGWAVGEMKITQEVVTLLVFVPFMIFLFKQPFKLDYVWAALCLCGCVYFVFRSQ from the coding sequence ATGGCGTGGCCGCTTTTATTATTAATCTGTGCCAATTGTTTTATGACGTTGGCTTGGTACGGACATTTAAAGTTTTTACCGCATGATGCCCCGATTTGGCAGGCAGTTTTATTCAGTTGGTTTATTGCACTATTTGAATATAGTCTGATGATTCCTGCGACACGTTTACTGGCTCAAAATGGGTGGGCAGTCGGAGAAATGAAGATCACCCAAGAAGTGGTGACGCTGCTCGTCTTCGTTCCATTTATGATTTTCCTGTTTAAACAACCGTTTAAATTAGACTATGTATGGGCGGCACTGTGCCTATGTGGATGTGTGTATTTTGTCTTCCGAAGTCAGTAA